The following is a genomic window from Thalassophryne amazonica chromosome 14, fThaAma1.1, whole genome shotgun sequence.
GCCAGTCACCGAAATCCGTCCAATACCCGCAGTGCCATCTCTAAACTCTGTTCCCCACTGCGTCCTCCAACTGTTGTGTGTTCTGCCAATCGCTTGAGGACAGAGTGGGAAAAGGAGCAGAGTTCGAAGCCGGACAAAAGAACTTATAGAGCCCTTATATCCATGTTTTCCTAATGTTTTAGGGCGCGTGGTGTGGCCAAAAACAGTCGCGGTGCGCGCGGATGGACTTGTCACTGTAGTTATGGAGCCCCCTTTAAGCAAGAGGAACCAGGCGCTAAGATTAGCGGATTTGGCAGCGACTCAGCCCCTTCCTCATCAGAATATGACAGGCTTCCCGGGGCTAGGGGGGCATCACCCTCTCTCCCACCATGCCCACCTCCACCCTGGGGAGCTGGGCAACGACCCCGGAGTGGCACTCACTCCGTTTGGACCAGAGCACATGGCGCAGACAAATGTGCTCAAACTTAGCCCCTCTCAGCACATTCAGAGCCATCCCGAAGCCCAGACCGCGGCATCCTTCACTTCTGCTCAGACCACAGTTGGTTTCCCCGTGGCTCACCCCCACTCAGGCTACTCAAGCAGCAGGGACTTCATCCTCAGGAGAGAACTCTCAGCCTCTGCTATGCACGCACTTGGCGACCAGCATAGTTCCGCCTCCTCCCCTCATCACCATGGCATGTTTATCTCTCCAACAGGTGCTTACGGACACGCGGAAAGTGGGGCCCATTCGCTTTTCACTGGACTTCACGATCAGGCGTCCCCAGGCGCGCACCACCACCATGCCCTCAACGGCCAGATGCGCCTGGGTTTGCCGGGGGAGCTGTACGGCAGGCCGGAGCACTATGGAGCCTCCTCCCTGCACAGCTACAACTCCATGAACCTCAACGTCAACATAGCATCCGCTCCACATGGAGCGGCGGGGGCGTTTTTAAGATACATGCGGCAGCCCATCAAGCAGGAGCTGATCTGCAAGTGGATCGAGCAGGAGCCGAGTCCCAAAAAGCCGTGCTCGAAAACTTACAGCACCATGCACGAGCTGGTCAACCACGTCACCGTGGAGCACGTCGGGGGACCGGAGCAGAGCACCCACGTCTGTTTCTGGGAGGAATGTCCGCGCGAAGGGAAGGCGTTCAAAGCGAAGTACAAACTGATAAACCACATCCGAGTTCACACGGGAGAAAAGCCTTTCCCGTGTCCTTTCCCGGGCTGTGGGAAAGTGTTCGCTCGCTCGGAGAATCTGAAGATTCACAAGAGGACGCACACAGGTCAGTCACGTCAGTAGATGGAAGCGTGGAAAGCACAACTTCTTactgtcttttcttttttcttttataaaCTAGTCTTAGCCGCCTctcgatcgctgtgcgtaattgcGCGCACCAGGGAGCAAAAGAAAAGGGTTTTCTGAATGACGCATTAGTAAATGTGTTTCATTTCCTTTCTGCTGTAAAGTCTCTACGCGTGCGGGTAGGCGTGAGAGGATTTGGAAAACGTGCTTACGTACTGGCAGGACCGCGCTGCACCGCGCGTAAAAGCAGCTTTACGCAAACGCACATGATAAATACAACCCAGTCTACGAATTTTTCAACGTCACCACGAGGTAGCAGTTATGTgttgctggtttttttttttcttttgctgttgtcttcaatcaaacaaaaaaatacacaacaaaatctGTCAGTACAGCCAGAAAGTGATAGATGCTAAATGGACAAGAGTGAGTTATTCCCAAAAACTGTTATCATAGTTTATACTGCGCTTGTTATCATCTCTTTCCATTTTAATTTTTCTCACCACTTTAATGTTGGTGTGGGACACCATCAAAGAAAGGCCTCTGTGCTGCACATACAAAATccaaataaaagtaaacactgtTCATTAAAAGTCCACTTTATGCCCTCTAAGTGCTTGTCATTTTGCATTCAGGGGCAAgcaaatcatgttttttttttttaatctgcttgTGCGTTTTACAGTGAATGtgctttaaaataaaaactgattCCACTATAAATGGGTCTGAGTACTCCCCTGAGCACACATACATGTAGCCAGAAGGCCTAAGGCATGTTACACATGTTCACAGAAGAACACACTTTGTATACATGGGTGTGGAATAGGAACACTTGTGTAAACCCCACGTTTAATAATACCAATTGTGGGATTTCACCATATGCTGATGATATGTTGTTTTATGTAATTTATCATCACTGTTGATTGTGACCACTTTTAAGCAGTTTAATGCTGTTTCTAGGTTCAAATTGCATCAGCTCAAggtgtttttttaaatttgaattCAACATTTGGACATATAGGTCTCATTATGAGGGATTCGTTACAAAAAGACACAATGAATGTTTAGGTGTATTTGCACTTTAAAGAATGTGATCCTCTCTTATGACTGCCTTTCTTTTCTTCCAGGTGAGAAACCTTTCAAATGCGAGTTTGATGGCTGTGACAGAAAATTTGCCAATAGCAGCGACCGCAAGAAGCACTCTCACGTCCACACCAGCGACAAGCCTTACTACTGCAAAGTGCGTGGCTGTGACAAATCTTACACACACCCCAGCTCTTTGAGAAAGCATATGAAGGTGCACTGCAAATCCCCACCACCCCCCTCCACCAACGTCACTTATATGTCCTCCGCAAACCCCCTGGGAGACCCTCTTTCGCCCCATTCGGAACAGCACAGGAGCCGCTCGGCGAATCTTTCCCCTCAGGTCACCACTAACCTCAACGAGTGGTATGTCTGCCAGGGGAGTGGGGGACCAAACCATCTCCACACTCCCTCCAGTGAGGTGCCAACGTCAGATTCTGACGAGGAGGAGTCTTACAGGCACTCAGACCCGAGGACAATGCTCTGATGGCCGCTGAGTGCCATGTGACTGTCAAAACGGACACCCTGTTAAAGTCTGTAAACCCACATGCACTTGGGGAATTAATATTTTTAGTATCTTAAATGAGCTACACCTGAGTGGTATGCTGGATGCAATATAGGCCTAATGACACGAGGACCAAATGCCTCGGAGGtgaccctgacctctccaaaaaaataaaaaaaataaagggtgGGGGCAAAATGAAAAGTTTGGCAttagttcacaacagtaaagtgaacCAACTTCTTTTGTGTCTTTGTTTATGATGACCAAAATTGTTCATGAAATGAGCTGCCACCTTTAGGAATTTTTACAACAGCAATATGCAGGGTTTAAACATCAGATTAAACTGGTGTGCCGAGGCGATGTGTGACCACCCGTCGTCCCCTCGCAGTTCAATAACAGGCCTGAAATCAATCACTGTCAAACTGTACGCAAACCAAGAAAGTTACAAGTTGTACGAAACACACAATCCAGCAGCTGAGGGGTTGATTATTTCACGTTTGGTACAACTTTATCAAAAGATGGGCAAAAATAAAAATGCCAACATGTGAGCGTCTTAAGGGTTCTCCTTTTACTTTTTCAGATTTATACCATACATTTGTTTGAATGGAATTTTCTAATATTTAAGAACTATTTAAAACTATATTTTATGCAAAATATACACAAGTGTTATGCTCGTTAAAGAGTAAGTCCCTTGAGACCCTAAATGTCTACACTGACAGGCTTTGGCCCTGAAGTATTTGTACATATATAATTGTCCTGATGTGAATGTTGTAGGTTTAATTCCATAAAAAATGTGGTTTTGTACATTGTAATTTATCTGCTGATATCAGTGTTGTACTGGAATTACAGAGACACCAAAGAATAATAATATCAGTTTTAGTGATACATAGTAGCCTactgatgtttttgttttgtttgtttgtttgtttttaattgtgttctgtaaaaagaagaaaaacttgAATAGGCTGTGTAATGTGAAATTCTGTTTTCTCGCATGCCTTTTGTAgtcttctgtctttttttttttttttttttaatggtgcatGGTGCCGTGATGGATTAAAAAAGAacaagaagatgatgatgatgattgtgcaGATCCTTGgtgttttaaatttaaatttgcaatagaaaattgtggtaaaaattaacaaaaaaataaataaataa
Proteins encoded in this region:
- the zic5 gene encoding zinc finger protein ZIC 5; amino-acid sequence: MEPPLSKRNQALRLADLAATQPLPHQNMTGFPGLGGHHPLSHHAHLHPGELGNDPGVALTPFGPEHMAQTNVLKLSPSQHIQSHPEAQTAASFTSAQTTVGFPVAHPHSGYSSSRDFILRRELSASAMHALGDQHSSASSPHHHGMFISPTGAYGHAESGAHSLFTGLHDQASPGAHHHHALNGQMRLGLPGELYGRPEHYGASSLHSYNSMNLNVNIASAPHGAAGAFLRYMRQPIKQELICKWIEQEPSPKKPCSKTYSTMHELVNHVTVEHVGGPEQSTHVCFWEECPREGKAFKAKYKLINHIRVHTGEKPFPCPFPGCGKVFARSENLKIHKRTHTGEKPFKCEFDGCDRKFANSSDRKKHSHVHTSDKPYYCKVRGCDKSYTHPSSLRKHMKVHCKSPPPPSTNVTYMSSANPLGDPLSPHSEQHRSRSANLSPQVTTNLNEWYVCQGSGGPNHLHTPSSEVPTSDSDEEESYRHSDPRTML